One genomic segment of Theobroma cacao cultivar B97-61/B2 chromosome 6, Criollo_cocoa_genome_V2, whole genome shotgun sequence includes these proteins:
- the LOC18597260 gene encoding uncharacterized protein DDB_G0287625, whose amino-acid sequence MEGVGARLGRSSTRYGPAAVFTGPVRKWKKKWVHVSPSNNGGSSSNNNNSNHSQNHLSSNGTSNGNNGSHLVLFKWTPISQSQNNNNGNNTNNNSNDGNNSSSKDDAAAAPEEPPRRKFKYIPIAVLEEQKKEAAENEADENVDDETKQSEADPSAPEPTSRNDGFDEKPDINDVPMEESQEDNKIVRQDLNESTLDLSLGLTAHDGESDSKSKHDGQLERVKSSNVGR is encoded by the exons ATGGAAGGAGTGGGGGCTCGACTCGGGCGGTCCTCCACTCGGTACGGACCGGCTGCGGTGTTCACCGGGCCGGTAAGGaaatggaagaagaaatggGTCCACGTTTCCCCATCTAACAACGGCGGCAGCAGCAGCAATAACAACAACAGTAATCACTCTCAAAATCACCTCAGCAGCAATGGTACTTCTAACGGTAATAACGGTTCGCATCTCGTCCTTTTTAAGTGGACCCCAATTTCGCAAAGCCAAAACAACAACAACGGCAATAACACCAACAACAATTCCAACGACGGCAACAACAGTTCCTCCAAGGACGATGCTGCGGCGGCGCCCGAGGAGCCCCCGAGGCGGAAATTTAAATACATTCCG ATTGCTGTGCTAGAGGAACAGAAAAAAGAAGCTGCAGAAAATGAGGCTGACGAAAACGTTGATGATGAAACTAAACAAAGCGAGGCTGACCCTAGCGCACCAGAGCCAACCTCCAGGAATGATGGTTTCGATGAAAAACCTGACATTAATGATGTACCTATGGAAGAAAGTCAG GAGGATAATAAAATAGTACGACAAGATCTGAATGAAAGCACTTTGGATTTGAGTTTGGGTTTGACAGCCCATGATGGTGAATCtgattcaaaatcaaaacacGATGGACAGTTGGAAAGAGTGAAATCAAGCAACGTCGGGAGATGA
- the LOC18597259 gene encoding mitochondrial pyruvate carrier 4: MASSKLQALWNHPAGPKTIHFWAPTFKWGISIANVADFSKPPENLSYPQQVAVTCTGIIWSRYSTVITPKNWNLFSVNIVMAGTGLYQLARKIQHDHFAEAKAEPAVVKE, from the exons ATGGCGTCCTCCAAGCTCCAAGCTCTATGGAACCACCCAGCCGGACCCAAAACCA TTCACTTTTGGGCACCAACCTTTAAATGGGGGATTAGCATAGCCAATGTAGCAGACTTCTCTAAACCACCTGAAAATCTTTCCTACCCTCAGCAAGTTG CGGTTACTTGCACTGGAATTATCTGGTCGCGCTACAGCACTGTAATCACTCCT AAAAACTGGAATCTCTTTAGCGTAAACATTGTTATGGCAGGAACGGGCTTATACCAACTAGCACGAAAAATACA GCATGACCACTTTGCAGAGGCCAAGGCAGAGCCAGCTGTTGTAAAAGAATGA
- the LOC18597255 gene encoding serine/threonine-protein kinase HT1 has protein sequence MGTSCFHAFRLRKSKSKHLPAPSSSKTQLNSDMGNMEKKRFDSLESWSMILDSENVETWEVSKDDQEEWTADLSQLFIGNKFASGAQSRVYRGIYKQRAVAVKMVRIPNHKDETRANLEQQFKSEVALLSRLFHPNIVQFIAACKKPPVYCIITEYMSQGTLRMYLNKKEPYSLSTETILRLALDISRGMEYLHSQGVIHRDLKSNNLLLNDEMRVKVADFGTSCLETQCLETKGNMGTYRWMAPEMIKEKPYTRKVDVYSFGIVLWELTTALLPFQGMTPVQAAFAVAEKNERPPLPESCQPALAHLIKRCWAANPSKRPDFSDIVSALERYDECVKEGLPLTSHSGLVSRNVILERLKGCVSMSSSIPVHA, from the exons ATGGGAACCTCTTGTTTCCATGCATTTCGCCTTCGAAAATCGAAAAGCAAACATTTGCCAGCCCCTTCCTCATCAAAAACACAGTTGAATTCTGATATGGGGAACATGGAAAAGAAGAGATTTGATAGCTTGGAATCATGGTCAATGATTTTGGACTCTGAGAATGTGGAGACTTGGGAAGTTTCAAAGGACGATCAAGAGGAGTGGACTGCTGATctttctcaattatttatagGTAACAAATTTGCCTCCGGAGCTCAGAGTAGGGTTTATCGTGGAATTTACAAGCAGAGAGCTGTTGCTGTGAAAATGGTGAGGATTCCAAACCACAAGGATGAGACTAGAGCCAATCTTGAACAGCAGTTCAAGTCTGAAGTAGCTTTGCTCTCACGTCTCTTTCACCCCAATATAGTTCAG TTTATTGCTGCTTGTAAGAAGCCACCTGTGTACTGTATCATCACAGAATACATGTCACAAGGGACTCTGAGGATGTACCTGAACAAGAAAGAGCCATACTCACTTTCAACAGAAACGATACTGAGGTTAGCTCTCGACATATCCCGAGGAATGGAGTATCTTCATTCACAAGGTGTGATCCACAGGGAcctcaaatcaaataatctGCTTCTAAATGATGAAATGCGGGTTAAGGTGGCAGATTTTGGTACATCCTGTCTAGAAACACAGTGCCTAGAAACTAAAGGAAACATGGGGACTTACCGCTGGATGGCACCAGAAATGATTAAAGAGAAACCCTACACTAGGAAAGTCGATGTGTACAGCTTTGGGATTGTATTATGGGAGCTAACAACAGCTTTGCTTCCCTTTCAGGGAATGACCCCTGTGCAGGCTGCATTTGCTGTGGCTGAAAAG AATGAACGGCCTCCACTGCCGGAGAGTTGTCAGCCCGCACTTGCACACCTCATAAAGCGCTGCTGGGCAGCAAACCCCTCAAAGCGGCCAGACTTCTCTGACATTGTTTCTGCCTTGGAAAGGTATGATGAATGTGTTAAGGAGGGCCTCCCATTAACTTCCCACTCAGGGCTGGTCAGCCGAAATGTCATTCTTGAACGGTTAAAGGGATGTGTCTCTATGAGCTCTTCTATACCTGTACATGCCTGA
- the LOC18597256 gene encoding uncharacterized protein LOC18597256, with the protein MKKLYRRGTVHPSPPITTDHLSFLPATILTLAAALSPDDREVLAYLISCSNNDFGNFSSHRKNTHKNPTKRSISSSSDHDHPPLFTCDCFRCYMSYWVRWDSSPNRQLIHEIIDAFEDGLAQSKKAKSKKDRKKKGGGADGSGGLKRPELSLRKDDSSELKSVEESTSSSSIGSSGEVCADDGEEGTEKGSVRSFVNFIGERIWNVWGQ; encoded by the coding sequence ATGAAGAAGCTCTACCGTAGAGGCACGGTCCATCCGTCACCACCAATCACAACCGATCATCTGTCCTTCCTTCCTGCCACCATCTTAACCCTTGCAGCTGCTCTTTCCCCTGACGACAGGGAAGTCTTGGCCTATCTCATCTCTTGTTCTAACAACGATTTTGGCAACTTTTCAAGCCACCGCAAAAACACCCATAAAAATCCGACTAAACGAAGCATCAGCAGCAGCAGCGATCATGATCATCCTCCTCTTTTTACCTGTGATTGTTTCAGGTGCTACATGAGTTACTGGGTCAGGTGGGACTCATCGCCGAACCGGCAGTTGATTCACGAGATTATAGATGCTTTTGAAGATGGATTAGCTCAGAGCAAGAAGGCAAAGAGCAAGAAAGACAGGAAAAAGAAAGGCGGTGGTGCTGATGGCTCTGGGGGTTTGAAAAGACCCGAGTTGAGTTTAAGAAAGGACGACTCGAGTGAGTTGAAATCCGTGGAAGAGAGTACCAGTAGCAGTAGCATTGGCAGTAGTGGTGAAGTTTGTGCGGATGATGGTGAAGAAGGAACAGAGAAGGGTTCAGTAAGGAGCTTTGTGAACTTCATTGGAGAGAGGATTTGGAACGTTTGGGGCCAATGA
- the LOC18597258 gene encoding mediator of RNA polymerase II transcription subunit 11 produces MDSPTQNTSLQRLQNVEKRIVRVLELAGGVMDELANPTGPRKEFINNHCREFMKMIKDIQVTLRDEIKSACEYRPFEKCDYSSRISNEICCKKLEYVLSQLDAMKQTIDEYQGEGTI; encoded by the exons ATGGATTCTCCCACTCAGAACACTTCGTTGCAGCGGCTTCAAAATGTGGAGAAG AGAATAGTTAGGGTTTTGGAGCTGGCGGGAGGTGTCATGGATGAACTCGCAAACCCAACGGGTCCCAGGAAAGAATTCATTAACAACCATTGCCGTGAATTCATGAAGATGATCAAG GATATCCAAGTGACATTGAGGGATGAAATCAAGAGTGCTTGTGAGTACCGCCCATTTGAGAAGTGTGATTATAGTTCAAGGATATCGAATGAAATCTGTTGCAAGAAACTTGAATACGTGCTCTCTCAGTTGGATGCAATGAAACAAACCATTGATGAATATCAAGGTGAAGGTACCATTTGA
- the LOC18597261 gene encoding phosphoribosylglycinamide formyltransferase, chloroplastic, producing the protein MGTQSLFYGLCSKSVIPSPKNPRNSLSSSPPSHSYPSCFIKLKYRVSFRPQCSPASQRLRSLSRLECKNSVEKVSNVVSEKEDSTTLIKRKRLAVFVSGGGSNFRSIHQACVEGSVNGDVVVLVSNKQACGGAQYARDKNIPVILFPKTKDEPDALSPDDLVNVLRRFEVDFILLAGYLKLIPVELIRAYPRSIFNIHPSLLPAFGGKGYYGMKVHKAVIASGARYSGPTIHFVDEHYDTGRILAQRVVPVLANDTAEELAARVLREEHKLYVEVTSALCEDRIVWREDGVPLIRSKVNPKEYY; encoded by the exons ATGGGAACGCAAAGCTTGTTTTATGGGCTTTGCTCAAAATCAGTAATCCCATCACCAAAAAACCCGCGAAATTCATTATCTTCATCACCACCTTCTCATTCTTATCCTTCTTGCttcattaaattgaaatatcgGGTCTCTTTTAGACCCCAATGTTCCCCAGCTTCACAAAGGTTAAGGTCTCTAAGCAGGTTAGAGTGTAAAAACAGTGTAGAAAAAGTAAGCAATGTCGTTTCTGAGAAGGAAGATTCAACAACATTGATTAAGCGGAAAAGGCTGGCAGTTTTTGTCTCTGGTGGAGGCTCAAATTTCAGGTCAATTCATCAAGCATGCGTTGAGGGCTCTGTCAATGGAGATGTTGTTGTTCTGGTCTCTAATAAACAAG CTTGTGGAGGTGCGCAATATGCCAGAGATAAAAACATCCCAGTTATTTTGttcccaaaaacaaaagatgaaCCCGATGCTCTGTCTCCAGATGACCTTGTTAATGTTCTTAG GAGATTCGAGGTTGACTTTATTCTTCTGGCTGGATATTTGAAACTTATACCCGTGGAGTTGATTCGAGCTTATCCCAGATCAATATTTAACATCCATCCATCTCTTCTTCCAGCTTTTGGGGGCAAAGGCTATTATGGTATGAAAGTGCATAAAGCAGTTATAGCTTCTGGAGCAAG ATACTCTGGTCCAACGATACATTTCGTGGATGAGCATTATGATACGGGTCGGATACTTGCACAAAGAGTTGTCCCTGTGCTTGCCAATGACACTGCAGAAGAGCTAGCTGCTAGGGTTCTTCGAGAG GAGCATAAACTATACGTGGAGGTCACATCTGCTTTATGCGAAGACCGGATAGTTTGGAGAGAAGACGGTGTCCCTCTCATTCGAAGCAAAGTAAACCCCAAAGAATACTACTAA
- the LOC18597263 gene encoding alkaline ceramidase 3 produces the protein MADGISSFWGPVTSTTECWEKNYACSSYIAEFYNTISNIPTILLALIGLVNAVRQRFEKRFSILHVSNMILAIGSMLYHATLQSVQQQSDETPMVWEMLLYMYILYSPDWHYRSTMPTFLFLYGAVFAVVHSVVHFGIGFKVHYVILCLLCIPRMYKYYIHTQDASAKRLVKLYTATLSLGSLCWFCNRVFCKQMSRWPMNPQGHALWHVFMGFTCYFANTFLMFCRAQQRGWSPKVVYFMGILPYVKIEKPKTQ, from the exons ATGGCAGATGGAATATCAAGCTTTTGGGGACCTGTCACATCTACTACCGAGTGTTGGGAGAAGAATTATGCCTGCTCCTCTTATATCGCAGAATTTTACAATACCATATCAAATATCCCAACGATTCTTTTAGCACTCATTGGCCTTGTAAATGCTGTAAGACAAAGGTTTGAGAAAAGGTTCAGCATTCTTCATGTATCTAATATGATACTTGCCATTGGAAGCATGTTATACCATGCCACCTTGCAAAGTGT GCAACAACAGAGTGATGAAACTCCTATGGTGTGGGAGATGCTTCTATATATGTACATCCTTTACTCTCCAGATTGGCACTATCGCAGCACAATGCccactttcctttttctctacGGTGCTGTTTTTGCTGTCGTTCATTCCGTTGTTCACTTTGGCATTGGCTTCAAGGTGCATTATGTGATTCTCTGCCTTCTCTGTATCCCGCGAATGTACAAGTACTACATTCACACCCAAGATGCCTCTGCTAAGCGGCTTGTGAAGTTGTATACGGCAACTCTTTCCCTAGGTAGTTTATGCTGGTTCTGCAATCGTGTATTTTGCAAACAGATGTCAAGATGGCCAATGAATCCTCAGGGTCATGCCCTATGGCATGTCTTCATGGGTTTCACTTGCTACTTCGCAAACACGTTTTTAATGTTCTGTCGTGCTCAGCAACGGGGATGGTCCCCAAAAGTTGTCTATTTTATGGGCATTCTCCCCTATGTGAAGATTGAGAAACCAAAAACTCAATGA
- the LOC18597257 gene encoding probable carboxylesterase SOBER1-like, with product MQPMLLKKPTVLLAVTLGSTIIFVLFFQPSRLSSSRKPDSMAARSFVLWLHGLGDSGPANEPIKTLFRSPEFRNTKWSFPSAPENAVTCNYGMRMPSWFDIHEIPVTADSPKDESDLLKAVQNVHTMIDKEVAAGTDPNNVFVCGFSQGGALTLASVLLYPKKLGGGAVFSGWVPFNSSMIKKFPEDAKKTPILWSHGMADRTVLFEAGQAGPPFLEQAGVSCEFKAYPGLGHSISNEELQFLESWIKTRLQSSS from the exons ATGCAGCCTATGTTGTTAAAGAAGCCGACAGTTCTTCTCGCAGTGACCCTCGGTAGCACCATCATCTTCGTACTATTTTTCCAACCGAGCCGCCTGTCTTCTTCTCGAAAGCCGGACTCCATGGCTGCTCGAAGCTTTGTTCTTTGGCTTCACGGGCTAGGTGACTCTGGCCCAGCCAATGAACCCATCAAGACCCTCTTCAGGTCTCCCGAGTTCAGAAACACCAAATGGTCTTTCCCTTCTGCTCCTGAAAACGCCGTCACCTGCAACT ATGGAATGAGGATGCCTTCTTGGTTTGACATCCATGAGATTCCCGTGACAGCT GATTCTCCGAAAGATGAAAGTGATCTTCTTAAAGCAGTTCAGAATGTGCACACAATGATAGACAAGGAAGTAGCTGCTGGGACAGATCCTAATAATGTATTTGTATGTGGATTTAGTCAAGGAG GTGCCTTGACCTTAGCTAGTGTCCTGTTGTACCCAAAAAAGCTTGGAGGTGGTGCAGTCTTTAGTGGATGGGTTCCTTTCAATTCTTCAATGATTAAAAAATTCCCAGAAGATGCAAAGAAG ACACCTATTTTGTGGTCTCATGGAATGGCTGACAGAACTGTGCTGTTTGAGGCTGGACAAGCAGGGCCCCCATTCCTTGAACAAGCAGGAGTAAGCTGTGAGTTTAAG GCTTATCCTGGTCTTGGCCATTCAATAAGCAATGAGGAGCTGCAGTTCCTTGAATCATGGATCAAGACTCGTCTACAGAGTTCGTCATAG
- the LOC18597264 gene encoding phosphatidate cytidylyltransferase 2: MQKENNTAPPSAATVRIRHRKRSNEVVPEPSKANGGNLLVDDRNKYKSMWIRTYSTVWMIGGFALIVYMGHLYITAMVVVIQIYMAKELFNLLRKAHEDTHLPGFRLLNWHFFFTAMLFVYGRLLSQPLVNTVSSDKFLYQFVSSLIKYHMAICYFSYIAGFMWFILTLKKKMYKYQFGQYAWTHMILIVVFTQSSFTVANIFEGIFWFLLPASLIVINDIFAYIFGFFFGRTPLIKLSPKKTWEGFIGASVTTIISAFMLANIMGRFQWLTCPRKDLSTGWLQCDPGPLFKAESYTLPGWISQWIPSKEISVLPVQWHALCLGLFASIIAPFGGFFASGFKRAFKIKDFGDSIPGHGGITDRMDCQMVMAVFAYIYHQSFIVREGISVEIILDQILTNLTFEEQQTLLVKLGQILQERLGHS; the protein is encoded by the exons ATGCAAAAGGAGAATAATACAGCCCCCCCATCAGCTGCTACTGTTCGGATTCGGCACCGTAAACGATCCAATGAG GTGGTTCCAGAACCTAGCAAAGCAAATGGTGGAAATTTGCTTGTTGATGATCGTAACAAATACAAATCAATGTGGATTCGGACATACTCTACTGTTTGGATGATTGGGGGTTTTGCATTAATTGTCTACATGGGTCATCTCTATATCACAGCTATGGTGGTGGTTATCCAAATATATATGGCAAAGGAGCTGTTCAATCTACTCAGGAAAGCACATGAAGATACACATCTTCCAGGATTTAGGCTATTAAATTG GCACTTCTTCTTCACTGCAATGTTATTTGTGTATGGTCGCCTTCTCAGTCAACCACTCGTCAATACTGTATCTTCagataaatttttgtatcaGTTTGTTAGCAGCCTTATCAAGTATCATATGGCTATCTGTTACTTCTCATACATTGCAG GTTTTATGTGGTTTATTCTTAcattgaagaagaagatgtaCAAGTATCAATTTGGCCAGTATGCATGGACACATATGATTCTGATTGTGGTGTTCACACAGTCATCCTTTACTGTTGCCAATATCTTTGAAGGAATTTTTTG GTTTCTTCTTCCAGCATCACTTATTGTTATCAATGACATTTTTGCTTATATCTTTGGTTTCTTCTTTGGAAGAACCccattaatcaaattatctCCAAAGAAAACATGGGAGGGATTTATTGGAGCATCTGTCACAACTATCATCTCTGCGTTCATG CTTGCAAATATCATGGGTCGTTTCCAGTGGCTAACCTGTCCAAGGAAG GATTTATCAACTGGTTGGCTTCAATGTGACCCAGGTCCATTGTTTAAGGCAGAGTCTTATACTTTACCAGGATGGATTAGTCAATGG ATTCCTTCGAAAGAGATCTCTGTTCTGCCAGTTCAGTGGCATGCTTTATGCCTTGGTTTGTTTGCATCAATCATAGCACCTTTTGGGGGCTTTTTCGCAAGTGGTTTCAAAAGAGCTTTTAAAATCAAG GATTTTGGTGATAGTATTCCTGGGCATGGTGGAATTACAGATAGAATGGATTGCCAG ATGGTGATGGCGGTCTTTGCATATATCTATCACCAGTCGTTTATTGTGCGTGAAGGCATCTCGGTCGAAATTATCTTGGACCAG ATATTGACAAACCTTACTTTTGAGGAGCAGCAAACTCTTCTCGTGAAGCTTGGGCAGATCTTACAGGAAAGACTTGGACATTCTTAA